The Sorangiineae bacterium MSr11367 genome window below encodes:
- a CDS encoding D-aminoacylase — MDIVFRGVRVADGSGAPSFRADVGLSKGRIEAIAREGARPLGGHRIIDASDLVLAPGFIDMHSHSDLQVLAKPDHLAKISQGVTCEVIGQDGLSYAPVNDAVLETLRAQLAGWNDDPPGFSWDWRSVGEYLDRLDRGIAVNAVYLVPQGTVRMLCLGWEDRPATASELDAMRTMIDEGMAQGAAGLSSGLTYTPGMYAGTDELVALCEVVARRRGFYSPHHRSYGKGAVEAYAEMVDVSRRSGCALHLAHATMNFPVNAGRAEELLHLVDRAMAGGVDITLDTYPYLAGATYLSALLPSWVTEGGLDAALARLSDADTREKIRRELEETGSDGCHGVPVDWRSIEINGVRHAHNAHLVGHSVAESASRTRKASAELYFDVLRDERLGTSCLMHVGHEDNVRAIMRHPAHTGGSDGLLVGNRPHPRAWGTFPRYLGHYVRELGVLGLEECIAHLTGRAARRLGFTDRGFVREGYAADLVLFHPDQVADTSTYDDPRRRAAGIPYVFVNGVAVIDDGRPTGALPGHSLRHMS; from the coding sequence ATGGATATCGTCTTCCGTGGGGTGCGGGTGGCCGACGGTAGCGGGGCACCTTCTTTTCGCGCCGACGTAGGCCTTTCCAAAGGTCGCATCGAGGCCATCGCGCGCGAGGGTGCTCGCCCGCTCGGGGGCCACCGCATCATCGATGCCTCGGATTTGGTGCTGGCGCCCGGCTTCATCGACATGCACTCGCATTCGGATCTGCAGGTGCTCGCCAAGCCGGATCACCTCGCGAAGATCTCCCAGGGTGTCACGTGCGAGGTCATCGGCCAGGACGGCCTGTCCTATGCGCCGGTCAACGATGCGGTGCTCGAGACTTTGCGCGCGCAGCTCGCGGGGTGGAACGACGATCCGCCGGGGTTTTCCTGGGACTGGCGCAGCGTGGGCGAATATTTGGATCGCCTCGACCGCGGCATCGCGGTGAATGCCGTGTACCTGGTGCCGCAAGGTACCGTGCGCATGCTCTGCCTCGGTTGGGAAGACCGCCCGGCCACGGCCTCCGAGCTCGATGCGATGCGCACCATGATCGACGAGGGCATGGCCCAGGGGGCGGCCGGCCTCTCGTCCGGATTGACGTACACGCCCGGCATGTACGCGGGCACCGACGAACTGGTCGCCTTGTGCGAGGTCGTTGCGCGCCGCCGGGGCTTCTACAGTCCGCACCACCGCAGCTACGGCAAGGGCGCCGTCGAGGCGTATGCCGAAATGGTCGATGTGTCACGCCGCTCCGGCTGTGCGCTGCACCTCGCGCACGCGACCATGAATTTTCCGGTGAACGCGGGCCGAGCGGAGGAGCTTTTGCACCTCGTCGATCGCGCGATGGCCGGCGGCGTGGACATCACCTTGGATACGTACCCGTACCTCGCCGGGGCCACGTACCTTTCCGCGCTGCTTCCCAGTTGGGTCACCGAGGGGGGGCTCGATGCCGCGCTGGCGCGCCTGTCGGATGCCGACACCCGCGAAAAAATCCGGCGCGAGCTCGAAGAAACGGGCTCCGACGGCTGCCACGGTGTTCCGGTGGACTGGCGGTCCATCGAAATCAACGGCGTGCGCCACGCCCACAATGCGCACCTGGTTGGCCATAGCGTCGCGGAGTCCGCATCGCGCACGCGAAAGGCGTCTGCAGAATTGTACTTCGATGTTCTGCGCGACGAGCGCCTGGGCACCTCCTGTTTGATGCACGTGGGCCACGAGGACAACGTGCGGGCCATCATGCGCCACCCGGCGCACACGGGCGGCAGCGACGGCCTCTTGGTCGGCAATCGTCCGCACCCGCGCGCCTGGGGCACATTTCCGCGCTACCTCGGGCACTACGTCCGCGAACTCGGCGTGCTCGGATTGGAAGAGTGCATCGCGCACCTCACCGGCCGCGCGGCCCGTCGATTGGGGTTCACGGATCGCGGCTTCGTTCGCGAAGGCTACGCGGCCGATCTCGTCTTGTTCCACCCGGACCAGGTGGCCGACACATCGACCTACGACGATCCGCGCCGGCGCGCGGCGGGCATTCCCTATGTCTTCGTCAATGGCGTGGCCGTGATCGACGACGGACGTCCTACCGGCGCCTTGCCGGGCCATTCCCTTCGCCATATGTCGTAA
- a CDS encoding alanine racemase: MKNIEPASLDRDAVMALRDERIDWRFKGMPAKLFGTRVVDAVNAGLDLFNDDFVGPLVVLDEPALEHNLRTMATWCKRHGLALAPHGKTTMSPQLFARQLDHGAWAITAANISQLRVYRAFGVSRVLMANQLVDPAAIRWLTGELDRDPGFSFSCFVDSVAGVGRMTDVLASHPSVRGRPIDVMVELGGAGGRTGARGLAAAVEVAEAVMASPALRLVGVAGYETALVRGASPEDLAKVDAYLSDIRELVLRLAEGGHFVDLGTEPIRVTAGGSAYFDQVAAAFTQTWPAGLHVLGILRSGCYLTHDDGLYRRLSPFGREHRMEGGTPFRPAIHAWAQISSHPEPALALLTMGRRDVPFDQDLPEPQFRRRNGGVTVPLIQSRVTALNDQHAFLAVGEEDRVEVGEWVRFGLSHPCTTFDKWPLIPVVNGTRVVDLVRTFF, from the coding sequence GTGAAAAATATCGAGCCGGCGAGCTTGGATCGAGATGCGGTGATGGCTCTTCGCGACGAGCGGATCGACTGGCGCTTCAAAGGCATGCCGGCGAAGCTGTTCGGTACGCGCGTCGTCGACGCCGTGAATGCCGGGCTCGATCTGTTCAACGACGATTTCGTCGGGCCCCTGGTCGTCCTCGACGAGCCTGCGCTGGAGCACAATCTGCGAACCATGGCGACGTGGTGCAAACGTCACGGCCTCGCCCTTGCGCCGCACGGTAAGACGACGATGTCACCGCAACTGTTCGCGCGGCAGCTCGATCACGGCGCGTGGGCCATCACCGCGGCCAATATCAGCCAACTTCGCGTCTACCGCGCATTCGGGGTCAGCCGTGTTCTGATGGCGAATCAATTGGTCGACCCGGCCGCGATTCGCTGGCTCACCGGCGAGTTGGACCGCGATCCTGGGTTCTCCTTTTCCTGCTTCGTCGATTCGGTCGCGGGCGTTGGCCGCATGACCGACGTTCTGGCGTCGCATCCCTCCGTTCGAGGCCGCCCCATCGACGTCATGGTGGAACTCGGCGGCGCGGGCGGTCGCACCGGCGCGCGCGGTCTTGCGGCGGCGGTCGAAGTGGCCGAGGCCGTAATGGCCAGCCCGGCGCTGCGCCTCGTGGGCGTGGCCGGGTACGAAACCGCGCTCGTGCGTGGTGCGAGCCCCGAAGATCTCGCCAAGGTGGATGCGTATCTATCGGACATCCGCGAGCTCGTGCTGCGCCTTGCGGAGGGCGGCCACTTCGTCGACTTGGGCACGGAGCCCATTCGCGTGACCGCCGGCGGCAGCGCATACTTCGATCAAGTGGCTGCGGCGTTCACCCAGACGTGGCCCGCGGGCCTGCACGTGCTCGGCATTCTGCGGAGCGGTTGCTATTTGACCCACGACGATGGTCTGTACCGCCGCCTCTCGCCCTTCGGTCGCGAGCACCGCATGGAGGGCGGCACACCGTTCCGTCCCGCGATCCATGCTTGGGCCCAAATCAGCTCGCACCCCGAGCCAGCTCTTGCGCTCCTCACGATGGGTCGGCGGGACGTCCCGTTCGATCAAGATTTGCCCGAGCCGCAGTTTCGGCGCCGCAATGGCGGGGTGACCGTGCCGCTCATTCAGTCGCGGGTCACGGCATTGAACGATCAGCACGCGTTTCTCGCGGTGGGCGAAGAAGATCGTGTCGAGGTGGGAGAATGGGTGCGCTTTGGGTTGTCGCACCCCTGTACGACCTTCGACAAGTGGCCGCTCATTCCCGTGGTGAATGGAACGCGCGTCGTCGATCTGGTGCGCACCTTCTTCTGA
- a CDS encoding MetQ/NlpA family ABC transporter substrate-binding protein, whose protein sequence is MNRIFSPSWPGAIAAIAITLTLAFGVHRASRAVTQPNAAPLRLGTTGAFVPPLEAAVAEAKKQGLEVKLVEFSDWVTPNTSLANGDIDVNYFQHVPFLENAKKQGHFDLVPYASGILNNVGLYSKKYKSFAELPEGAQAAIANDPVNSGRGLQLLAKAGLITLKPGVGYKATRDDVVTNPKHLRIVEVEAVQLVRAYDDADLVQGYPAYIRLAKTFEPQSALLFDGLDHKEYVIQFVIRPESHDDPRLHQFVDIYQHSPAVRKALDEAHGHLYQPGWEL, encoded by the coding sequence ATGAATCGCATATTTTCTCCGTCGTGGCCGGGTGCCATTGCGGCCATTGCCATCACGCTTACCCTCGCCTTCGGCGTCCATCGCGCATCCCGTGCCGTCACCCAGCCCAATGCCGCACCGTTGCGGCTGGGCACCACTGGGGCGTTCGTTCCGCCGTTGGAGGCTGCGGTGGCCGAGGCCAAGAAGCAGGGGCTCGAGGTGAAGCTGGTGGAGTTCAGTGACTGGGTCACGCCGAACACGAGCTTGGCCAATGGCGATATCGACGTGAATTATTTCCAGCACGTCCCGTTTTTGGAGAATGCAAAAAAGCAGGGCCACTTCGACCTGGTGCCCTACGCGTCGGGTATTTTGAACAACGTGGGGCTCTATTCGAAGAAGTATAAGAGCTTTGCCGAGCTGCCCGAGGGTGCGCAGGCCGCTATCGCGAACGATCCGGTCAACAGCGGACGCGGTCTGCAACTCTTGGCCAAGGCGGGGCTCATCACCTTGAAGCCGGGTGTTGGCTACAAAGCGACACGGGACGACGTGGTCACCAACCCGAAGCACCTGAGAATCGTCGAGGTGGAAGCCGTACAGCTCGTGCGCGCCTACGACGATGCCGACCTCGTTCAAGGTTATCCGGCCTACATTCGGCTGGCCAAGACCTTCGAGCCGCAGTCAGCGCTGCTGTTCGATGGCCTGGATCACAAGGAATACGTCATTCAGTTCGTCATCCGCCCGGAAAGCCACGACGACCCTCGCCTGCATCAATTCGTGGACATCTACCAACACTCCCCCGCCGTACGCAAAGCGCTCGACGAAGCCCACGGCCATCTTTATCAACCAGGCTGGGAGCTTTAA
- a CDS encoding FAD-dependent oxidoreductase, which translates to MKTSTLGRRALLKVAGFGAAAAAFGACHDDDDNPTKIGEVLDASPSTWDELRRKLRGDLVLPGDARYDTVRRAHNTLFDTQLPAAVAECVAPSDVQACIEAARRNEVRVAARSGGHSFGGYSTAPGSLVVDLHRLSNVVIDSPDTVIVAAGAQLIDVYAKLAEAGRCLPSGSCATVGISGITLGGGLGALTRKYGLTCDALLSADIVLADGSRRTVSPRADEDLYWALRGGGGGNFGIVTSFTFRTQPAPPVLTVFGVSFPRGSAVDVLGAWQFWYAAVPKELWSNCIVSGGAGNPAGIYVGGCFVGSASDLAPHIDNLIQRAGVQPSSRSATEKGYMDTMMYFAGCPTLTVEQCHLRGESDAGGGQLDRATFVGSSRVIAQWADSQKVADVMRDQVTLNLLIDGLGGAVQNLAPHATAFPHRQALATVQVYRGATAENRAESEQAVAHVQSALVDAVGFGAYVNYIDPRMADWGQAYYGANLARLQQVAKVYDADKFFDFPQSIHRT; encoded by the coding sequence GTGAAAACTTCTACTTTGGGCCGGCGTGCCCTCCTTAAGGTTGCAGGCTTTGGCGCCGCCGCGGCGGCGTTTGGTGCGTGCCACGACGATGACGACAACCCCACGAAAATTGGGGAGGTGCTCGACGCCAGCCCCTCGACCTGGGACGAGCTCCGCCGGAAGCTGCGAGGTGACCTCGTGCTACCAGGTGACGCGCGGTACGATACCGTGCGGCGGGCGCACAATACGCTATTCGATACGCAACTTCCGGCGGCGGTGGCCGAGTGCGTAGCGCCCTCCGACGTGCAGGCGTGCATCGAGGCCGCACGCCGCAACGAGGTGCGCGTGGCGGCCCGAAGTGGCGGCCATAGCTTTGGTGGGTATTCCACGGCGCCGGGCAGCCTGGTGGTCGACCTCCATCGACTCTCCAACGTGGTCATCGACTCACCGGACACGGTCATCGTGGCCGCCGGCGCGCAGTTGATTGACGTGTACGCCAAGCTTGCGGAGGCGGGGCGCTGTTTGCCTTCGGGCTCGTGCGCCACGGTGGGCATCTCGGGCATCACGCTCGGCGGCGGCCTCGGCGCGCTCACACGCAAATACGGGCTCACCTGCGATGCGCTGCTCTCCGCGGACATCGTCCTGGCCGACGGCTCGCGCCGCACGGTGAGCCCGCGCGCCGACGAAGATCTGTATTGGGCCCTGCGCGGCGGCGGCGGCGGCAACTTTGGAATCGTCACCTCGTTCACGTTCCGCACGCAACCGGCGCCTCCGGTGCTCACCGTTTTCGGAGTCTCGTTCCCCCGAGGATCCGCGGTCGACGTGCTCGGCGCCTGGCAATTCTGGTACGCGGCCGTCCCCAAGGAACTTTGGTCCAATTGCATCGTCTCCGGCGGTGCAGGCAACCCCGCGGGCATCTACGTCGGAGGGTGCTTCGTGGGCAGCGCCTCCGATCTGGCCCCGCACATCGACAACTTGATTCAACGCGCAGGTGTGCAGCCGTCGAGCCGCTCCGCCACGGAGAAAGGCTACATGGATACCATGATGTACTTCGCTGGCTGCCCGACGCTCACCGTCGAACAATGCCACCTGCGGGGAGAATCCGACGCCGGCGGAGGGCAATTGGACCGCGCCACCTTCGTAGGCTCGTCGCGCGTGATCGCGCAATGGGCGGATTCGCAGAAGGTAGCCGACGTGATGCGGGATCAAGTCACGCTCAACTTGCTCATCGACGGCCTTGGCGGCGCCGTTCAGAACCTCGCACCGCACGCCACGGCGTTCCCACATCGCCAAGCATTGGCCACGGTGCAGGTCTATCGGGGAGCGACCGCCGAGAACCGCGCGGAGTCCGAGCAAGCCGTGGCCCACGTGCAATCGGCGCTGGTGGACGCGGTGGGCTTTGGCGCCTACGTCAATTACATCGACCCGCGCATGGCCGATTGGGGGCAAGCCTATTACGGGGCGAACCTGGCCCGCCTGCAGCAAGTGGCCAAAGTGTACGACGCGGACAAGTTCTTCGATTTCCCGCAAAGCATCCATCGGACATGA
- a CDS encoding APC family permease: MTSRGTLLRVLGVGFGLAVTIGNTVGAGILRTPGEVAAQLPHTALFLAVWVIGGIYALLGAVSLSELGAAIPRSGGYYVFAHRAFGDFAGFVVGWTDWLAQCGSLAATAIVVGEYVCDLAPALGGRHTHVALATVAIVSLLQARGIRWGSFVQNASSAAKALVFALLLLAFFAWAPPRTDPTVPLALPSEPMPLAVAMLIALQAVIYTYDGWYGVIYFGEEVRAPARDVPRSMIGGVLSIMALYLLVNAALVRVVPVEGLAGQTLAMGTATHRVFGERGAVILRVVAIVSMISAINAYQLMGSRTPLAMGRDRLLPEAFTRVNEGGTPALGLLCSAGAAALFILTGSFQQIAAVMAFFFVANYVMAFLAVFVLRRREPRLPRPYRAWGYPYTTGLALLVSVAFLIAAVLGDPRNSVSSLLVLAASYPVYRLVRRFG; encoded by the coding sequence ATGACCTCGCGCGGCACGCTCCTACGCGTGCTGGGTGTCGGCTTCGGCTTGGCCGTCACCATCGGCAACACCGTCGGCGCCGGCATCCTGCGCACGCCGGGAGAGGTGGCCGCGCAACTTCCCCACACCGCGCTCTTCCTCGCGGTGTGGGTCATCGGCGGTATCTACGCGCTGCTCGGCGCCGTCTCCCTTTCCGAGCTGGGGGCGGCCATTCCGCGCTCCGGCGGGTACTACGTCTTTGCCCACCGCGCCTTCGGTGACTTCGCGGGCTTCGTCGTAGGATGGACCGATTGGCTCGCCCAGTGCGGCTCGCTGGCGGCAACGGCCATCGTCGTCGGCGAGTACGTGTGCGATCTCGCTCCCGCGCTTGGCGGGCGCCACACACATGTTGCCTTGGCAACCGTTGCCATCGTGTCCCTTTTGCAAGCGCGCGGGATCCGCTGGGGCTCTTTCGTGCAGAATGCATCCAGTGCGGCCAAGGCGCTGGTGTTCGCGCTTCTCCTGCTCGCATTCTTCGCATGGGCACCGCCCAGGACCGACCCCACGGTGCCGCTCGCGCTGCCTTCGGAGCCCATGCCACTCGCGGTGGCGATGCTCATCGCACTGCAGGCCGTCATTTACACCTACGACGGCTGGTACGGTGTCATCTATTTCGGTGAGGAGGTGCGCGCTCCCGCGCGCGACGTGCCACGGTCCATGATCGGCGGCGTTCTATCGATCATGGCGCTGTACCTCCTGGTGAACGCGGCGCTGGTGCGGGTGGTTCCCGTCGAAGGTCTAGCGGGGCAGACGTTGGCGATGGGCACGGCCACCCACCGCGTCTTTGGCGAGCGCGGTGCGGTGATCCTTCGCGTGGTGGCCATCGTCAGCATGATCAGCGCCATCAACGCCTACCAATTGATGGGCAGCCGCACCCCCTTGGCCATGGGCCGCGATCGGCTCCTCCCCGAAGCGTTCACGCGCGTCAACGAAGGCGGCACGCCTGCGCTCGGATTGCTCTGCAGCGCGGGCGCGGCCGCTCTCTTCATTTTGACGGGCTCCTTCCAACAAATCGCCGCCGTCATGGCCTTTTTCTTCGTGGCCAACTACGTCATGGCTTTCTTGGCCGTGTTCGTGCTGCGCCGCCGGGAGCCACGATTACCGCGGCCGTATCGCGCCTGGGGATATCCGTACACCACCGGCTTGGCGCTTCTCGTCTCGGTTGCATTCTTGATAGCGGCCGTGCTGGGCGACCCGAGAAATAGCGTATCGTCCTTGCTGGTACTGGCCGCAAGCTATCCCGTGTATCGTTTGGTCCGACGCTTTGGGTGA